One window of Robiginitalea biformata HTCC2501 genomic DNA carries:
- a CDS encoding amylo-alpha-1,6-glucosidase, protein MNTLKFAFIPLTSLALLLGCSPEVPGHVGSFSELLRESPSISGKPAYLASPYVTPGDRAYMVGHQDGSFPEIGWHIPGEMGGIWAHPIKLMDGFQTSIEVGGNPLPPADSTRFVNYPMANSHHWSWDGQPLRMSRWQFVPDHLPGVALEYEFENTGEEALTVEFSFLGQTDLRPTWLGERTGMADGRDSAYYDSGINAWTARDGQSPWYVAFGPNRAPDGILPANRDSIQRGEGIAAGYRFSLKIRPGETERIRMAVGGSTSTEAAARQVQQSILEEASSLLESKRDRYAELAGRSKLTVPDTALQQAFEWLKYNSDWMIQEVPGIGTGVTAGIPDYPWWFGVDSEYALRGYMAVGQQEVVFQTIRLIDSVSRAVNGNGRIIHEMSTNGAVFNSGNINETPQFASLIWHIYRWSGDRDFLRRYFQTIRDGLDWLMRENDGDGNGFPDGFGMMEIHGLDSEMIDVASYTQAGFDHASRIAAELGEEDLSRQYAALASELKARINSEFWSERYGSFADFRGTDQQALRLIEDAIVRADTLDKPWAVAELETTRNALLRNPQPGVRPFVLHHNWVVNTPMEMGIADSAKAYTALETARKFTNPFGVFVTGIDRDESAGSDSGSFKGSSAFSYTGAVMTLPTGVQAVAENNYGRPDQALDYLRRMTRSFSYALPGSMYEVSPDYGMIAQAWNIYAFAVPIVEQFFGISPRASDRLIRIDPLMPEDWDVASLENVSIGGNTLSVYYEEDERQTITLRVVQKGDWDLEIPLDVQQARRARTEGGQLLPNPDGTAVVRGSDRELTITYPRN, encoded by the coding sequence GTGAACACACTGAAATTTGCATTCATTCCGCTCACCAGCCTGGCGCTCCTGCTGGGCTGCTCCCCGGAGGTTCCGGGCCACGTCGGGTCCTTCAGTGAACTCCTTCGGGAGAGCCCCTCAATCAGCGGCAAACCGGCCTATTTGGCGAGTCCGTACGTTACCCCGGGCGACCGCGCCTATATGGTGGGGCACCAGGACGGGAGCTTCCCGGAAATCGGCTGGCATATCCCGGGGGAAATGGGGGGTATCTGGGCGCACCCCATCAAACTGATGGACGGTTTCCAAACCTCCATCGAGGTTGGGGGCAACCCCCTGCCGCCTGCCGACAGCACCCGCTTTGTCAATTACCCGATGGCCAACAGCCACCATTGGTCCTGGGACGGGCAGCCGCTCCGAATGAGCCGCTGGCAGTTTGTCCCCGACCACCTGCCCGGCGTGGCCCTGGAATATGAATTTGAGAACACCGGGGAGGAGGCCCTTACAGTGGAATTCAGCTTCCTGGGGCAAACCGACCTGCGCCCTACCTGGCTCGGGGAACGAACCGGGATGGCCGATGGGCGGGATTCCGCCTATTACGACTCCGGCATCAACGCGTGGACGGCACGGGATGGCCAATCGCCCTGGTATGTCGCCTTCGGGCCCAACCGGGCCCCTGACGGCATCCTGCCTGCAAACCGCGATTCGATTCAACGCGGGGAAGGAATTGCAGCAGGGTATCGGTTTTCCCTGAAAATCCGGCCGGGTGAAACGGAGCGCATCCGAATGGCCGTAGGGGGTTCTACATCGACGGAGGCCGCGGCCAGGCAGGTACAGCAAAGCATTCTCGAAGAGGCGTCCTCCCTGCTGGAAAGCAAAAGGGACCGGTATGCGGAACTGGCCGGGCGCAGCAAACTAACCGTCCCGGATACCGCCCTCCAACAGGCTTTTGAATGGTTGAAGTACAACTCGGACTGGATGATCCAGGAGGTACCGGGGATCGGTACGGGGGTTACGGCCGGGATCCCCGATTACCCCTGGTGGTTCGGGGTGGACAGCGAATACGCCCTGAGGGGGTATATGGCAGTCGGCCAGCAAGAAGTGGTCTTCCAGACCATCCGCCTGATCGACAGCGTATCCCGGGCCGTGAACGGCAACGGCCGCATCATCCACGAGATGTCCACCAACGGGGCTGTTTTCAACTCGGGAAACATCAATGAAACGCCCCAGTTCGCCTCCCTGATCTGGCATATTTACCGATGGAGCGGCGACCGGGATTTCCTCAGGCGGTATTTCCAGACTATCCGGGACGGCCTGGACTGGCTGATGCGGGAAAACGACGGGGATGGCAATGGTTTCCCCGACGGTTTCGGGATGATGGAAATCCATGGGCTGGATAGCGAAATGATCGATGTGGCCTCCTATACGCAGGCCGGGTTTGACCATGCTTCCCGGATTGCAGCCGAACTCGGAGAAGAAGATCTTTCCCGCCAGTACGCTGCCCTGGCCAGCGAACTGAAAGCCCGGATCAATTCGGAATTTTGGTCGGAGCGCTACGGCTCTTTTGCCGACTTCCGCGGGACGGACCAGCAGGCATTACGGCTCATCGAGGATGCCATTGTCCGGGCAGACACCCTGGACAAGCCCTGGGCTGTTGCGGAGTTGGAAACGACCCGCAACGCGCTCCTGCGTAACCCGCAACCGGGGGTCCGGCCCTTTGTACTCCACCATAACTGGGTGGTGAATACGCCCATGGAAATGGGGATTGCGGATTCGGCCAAGGCCTACACCGCGCTCGAAACCGCCCGCAAATTCACAAATCCCTTCGGCGTTTTTGTCACGGGGATCGACCGGGATGAATCTGCAGGGAGCGATAGCGGCTCGTTCAAGGGCAGTTCGGCCTTTTCCTATACCGGGGCGGTCATGACGCTCCCTACGGGGGTTCAGGCCGTAGCCGAGAACAATTATGGCCGCCCGGACCAGGCGCTCGATTACCTCAGGAGGATGACGCGCAGTTTCAGCTATGCTCTGCCAGGCAGTATGTATGAAGTATCTCCGGATTACGGGATGATTGCACAGGCGTGGAATATCTATGCCTTTGCCGTGCCCATCGTGGAGCAGTTTTTCGGTATCTCCCCCCGGGCGTCGGACCGGTTGATCCGGATCGACCCCCTGATGCCTGAGGACTGGGATGTTGCCTCCCTGGAAAATGTATCCATCGGCGGGAACACGCTTTCGGTCTACTACGAAGAAGACGAAAGGCAGACGATAACCCTCCGGGTGGTTCAGAAGGGCGATTGGGACCTGGAAATCCCTCTGGATGTGCAACAAGCCCGGCGGGCCCGGACCGAAGGGGGGCAACTTCTCCCCAACCCGGACGGCACGGCCGTTGTACGGGGTTCGGACAGGGAATTAACCATCACCTATCCCCGGAACTGA
- a CDS encoding Rne/Rng family ribonuclease codes for MNRELIVRSNSNSVDFALLKNGKLIELHKDEDDHKFNVGDIMLAKIRKPVTGLNAAFVNVGYEKDAFLHYHDLGPQLKSMLKFLKLARSGRLKDFSLKNFSFEKDIDKNGSIKDVVKPNQTMLVQIVKEPISTKGPRISSELSIAGRYLILVPFSDRVSVSQKIGSKEEKDRLKRLVKSIKPKGFGVIIRTVAEGKKVAELDKDLENLMSKWISMCKKINRASTPSKVLVELNRASSILRDVFNDSFSGIHVDDETLFNQIKDYVHEIAPDKESIVKLYSSNVPIFEKFGIERQIKTSFGRTASMSKGAYLVIEHTEALHVIDVNSGNRSTKAKNQEDTALEVNLIAAAEVARQLRLRDMGGIIVIDFIDMVRPDHRKKLYNHLRDEMKDDRAKHKILPPSKFGLVQITRQRVRPEVNIKTTEVDPSGNGQEVEAPIVLIEKISDELERIMKGEGREKAITLNAHPFIAAYLTKGFPSIRSKWFLEFKKWIKIQPRDAYSYLEYRFTDKDGAPLQEAQEA; via the coding sequence GTGAACAGAGAATTAATCGTAAGATCCAATTCCAATTCCGTCGATTTTGCCTTGCTTAAGAATGGGAAACTCATCGAGCTTCACAAAGACGAAGACGATCATAAATTCAACGTGGGCGACATCATGCTCGCCAAAATCCGGAAACCGGTTACCGGGCTCAATGCAGCCTTTGTAAACGTAGGGTATGAGAAGGATGCATTCCTTCACTACCACGACCTGGGGCCTCAGCTAAAGAGTATGCTGAAATTCCTGAAGTTGGCCCGATCCGGCAGGTTGAAAGACTTTTCCCTTAAGAACTTTTCATTCGAAAAAGATATCGACAAGAACGGCAGCATCAAAGATGTAGTCAAGCCGAATCAGACCATGCTGGTCCAAATCGTCAAGGAGCCTATCTCTACCAAGGGTCCCCGTATCAGCTCTGAACTTTCCATAGCTGGACGGTACCTGATTTTGGTTCCCTTTTCGGACCGGGTTTCCGTGTCCCAGAAGATTGGCAGCAAGGAGGAAAAAGACCGCCTAAAAAGGCTCGTGAAGAGCATCAAGCCCAAGGGGTTTGGCGTCATCATCCGGACCGTTGCGGAAGGCAAAAAAGTCGCGGAGCTGGACAAGGATCTCGAGAATCTGATGTCCAAATGGATATCGATGTGCAAGAAAATCAATCGGGCGTCTACACCGTCCAAGGTGCTGGTGGAACTCAACCGGGCCTCATCGATCCTGCGGGATGTCTTTAACGACAGCTTCAGCGGGATCCATGTAGATGATGAAACGCTTTTCAATCAGATCAAGGATTACGTGCACGAAATCGCCCCTGACAAAGAATCCATCGTAAAGTTGTACTCTTCCAACGTGCCTATATTCGAGAAATTCGGAATAGAGCGCCAGATAAAGACCTCTTTCGGACGCACCGCGTCCATGAGCAAGGGGGCCTACCTGGTCATCGAGCATACGGAAGCCCTGCACGTCATTGACGTGAACAGCGGCAACCGCTCCACCAAAGCGAAAAATCAGGAAGATACTGCCCTTGAAGTCAACCTCATCGCGGCCGCGGAAGTGGCCCGCCAGCTCCGGCTGCGCGATATGGGGGGGATCATTGTGATCGACTTCATCGACATGGTCCGCCCGGACCACCGCAAAAAACTGTACAACCACCTGCGGGATGAAATGAAGGACGACCGTGCCAAGCACAAGATTCTGCCACCCAGCAAATTTGGGTTGGTCCAGATTACCCGCCAACGAGTCCGGCCGGAGGTCAACATCAAGACCACCGAGGTGGACCCCAGCGGCAACGGACAGGAAGTGGAGGCGCCCATTGTGCTGATCGAGAAGATCAGCGACGAACTGGAGCGCATCATGAAAGGCGAAGGCAGGGAAAAGGCAATCACGCTGAATGCCCACCCCTTTATAGCAGCCTATCTGACCAAAGGATTTCCTTCCATCCGGTCCAAGTGGTTTCTGGAATTTAAAAAGTGGATCAAGATCCAGCCAAGGGATGCCTATTCCTACCTGGAGTACCGATTTACCGACAAAGACGGGGCTCCCCTGCAGGAAGCCCAGGAAGCATAG
- a CDS encoding HU family DNA-binding protein: MTKADIVSIISEELGMEKGDVQATVEKFMEAVKSSLENGDNVYLRGFGSFIIKTRAEKTGRNISKNTTIKIPAHNIPAFKPAKVFVEGVKSNVQVK, from the coding sequence ATGACCAAAGCGGATATCGTATCAATAATCTCAGAGGAACTGGGAATGGAAAAAGGAGATGTACAAGCAACCGTTGAAAAATTCATGGAGGCGGTAAAATCTTCTCTGGAGAATGGAGACAATGTATATCTGAGAGGATTCGGAAGTTTCATCATCAAGACCCGGGCCGAAAAAACCGGACGGAATATCTCCAAAAATACAACCATCAAGATTCCTGCGCACAACATTCCGGCGTTCAAACCGGCAAAAGTGTTTGTCGAAGGCGTTAAGAGCAACGTGCAGGTTAAATAA
- the mutY gene encoding A/G-specific adenine glycosylase — MQASLKHPNFTSAILEWYRIHQRDLPWRGSRDPYAVWLSEIIMQQTRVAQGTPYYRRFLERFPEVSDLATASEEEVLKLWQGLGYYSRARNLHAAARKVAFEWGGKFPESYKGLLELPGVGPYTAAAIASICFELPHPVVDGNVFRVLSRYFDVDIPVDTGPGRRHFDQLAREVMDPGQIGRYNQALMEFGALQCVPANPDCASCPLVQSCGAHAAGTIGQRPVKQGKTRIRKRYFHYVMPIGPDLQTLLIRRGGPGIWQGLYEFPLLEQEADPTPAEIGALITTHCGTRTTIGTITRFNDAPRVHKLSHQHLYTTFWLARAEGLPEGALPLSEAEELPVPVLIAEFMDTVKNSYF; from the coding sequence TTGCAAGCCAGCCTGAAGCACCCGAATTTCACATCTGCCATTTTGGAGTGGTACCGGATTCACCAACGGGACCTGCCCTGGAGGGGAAGCCGCGACCCGTATGCCGTCTGGCTTTCGGAAATCATCATGCAGCAGACCCGGGTGGCTCAGGGAACCCCGTATTACCGCCGTTTCCTGGAGCGGTTCCCGGAGGTTTCCGACCTGGCCACAGCCTCGGAAGAGGAGGTGCTCAAGCTCTGGCAGGGCCTCGGGTATTATTCCCGTGCCCGGAACCTGCATGCAGCCGCCCGGAAGGTGGCTTTTGAATGGGGCGGGAAGTTCCCCGAATCCTATAAGGGCCTGCTGGAGTTGCCGGGGGTGGGCCCCTACACGGCGGCGGCCATCGCATCCATCTGTTTTGAGCTGCCCCACCCGGTGGTGGACGGGAATGTCTTTCGGGTCCTCAGCAGGTATTTCGATGTCGATATCCCAGTGGATACAGGCCCCGGCCGAAGGCATTTCGACCAGCTCGCCAGGGAAGTCATGGATCCGGGGCAAATTGGCCGGTACAACCAGGCGCTGATGGAATTCGGGGCGCTGCAATGCGTCCCGGCCAACCCGGATTGCGCGAGCTGTCCGCTCGTGCAGAGCTGCGGGGCCCACGCGGCGGGTACCATTGGCCAACGTCCTGTAAAGCAGGGGAAAACCCGGATCCGCAAACGGTATTTCCACTATGTGATGCCCATAGGCCCCGACTTGCAGACGCTCCTTATCAGGCGGGGCGGCCCGGGTATCTGGCAGGGGCTCTACGAATTCCCGCTTCTGGAACAGGAGGCAGACCCGACACCGGCGGAGATCGGGGCCCTGATCACCACCCACTGCGGGACCCGTACCACCATCGGCACAATTACCCGGTTCAACGATGCGCCGCGGGTCCATAAACTCTCCCACCAGCACCTGTACACCACTTTTTGGCTCGCTCGTGCAGAGGGCCTTCCGGAGGGCGCCCTGCCGCTTTCCGAGGCGGAAGAACTGCCGGTCCCGGTCCTGATTGCCGAATTTATGGATACCGTTAAAAATTCGTACTTTTGA
- a CDS encoding single-stranded DNA-binding protein → MSGTLNKVMLIGHLGDEVKLHYFEGGNCIGRFPIATNESYTNRQTGEKVTNTEWHNIVVRNKAAEVCEKYLGKGDLIYVEGRLKTRQWQGEDGNTRYTTEIQVTDFTFLSNRNDPSGNPQGNPQARESSPGRTPEPKGNERPAPVDTPDEEDDLPF, encoded by the coding sequence ATGAGCGGAACACTGAATAAAGTGATGCTGATCGGGCATCTGGGCGATGAGGTGAAGTTGCACTATTTTGAAGGAGGGAACTGCATTGGCCGGTTTCCCATCGCCACGAACGAATCCTATACGAACCGGCAGACCGGGGAGAAAGTCACCAATACGGAATGGCATAACATCGTGGTTCGCAACAAGGCTGCCGAGGTATGCGAGAAGTACCTGGGCAAAGGCGACCTGATTTATGTGGAAGGCCGGCTGAAGACCCGCCAGTGGCAGGGGGAAGACGGCAATACGCGGTATACCACCGAAATCCAGGTGACGGACTTCACCTTTCTGTCAAACCGTAACGACCCGTCGGGGAACCCGCAGGGCAACCCGCAGGCCCGGGAATCTTCGCCCGGGAGGACCCCGGAACCCAAGGGGAACGAACGTCCCGCCCCGGTGGATACCCCGGACGAGGAGGACGACCTTCCCTTTTAA
- a CDS encoding gliding motility-associated protein GldE produces MDPEPLPLAIFQIGADVLLISKLALLVVLLGCSALVSGAEVAFFGLSQTELNAFRDSGSTPGGIVYRLLQKPKKLLATILIANNAINIGIVLLLTDVGETLFATVDQVYLGVISLRFVLEIVLATFLILLFGEILPKIYANRNREVFALRMAYPLKALDFLFTPLTAPMRAGTILLYRRLGKQKSNLSVDHLSQALELTSEGDTTREEQKILQGIVSFGNTDTKQVMRPRIDIFALDEGMKFPEVLEEIRKNGYSRIPVFSENMDNVLGVLYVKDLLPYLDRKTFNWITLIREPFFVPENKKLDDLLLEFQNKKNHLAVVVDEFGGTSGIVTLEDVIEEIVGDISDEFDDEDLIYSKLDDKNIVFEGKTNLKDFYRVARIPDTEPFEQRKGESETIAGFVLEISGNFPKRGETVLFNEYRFLVESVDKKRLKQIKITLPDDA; encoded by the coding sequence TTGGACCCCGAACCCTTACCCTTGGCAATCTTCCAGATCGGCGCGGATGTACTGCTGATCTCCAAACTTGCCCTGCTGGTGGTCCTGCTTGGCTGCTCGGCACTGGTGTCGGGGGCGGAGGTGGCCTTTTTCGGGCTTAGCCAGACCGAACTGAACGCCTTCCGGGATTCCGGGAGTACCCCGGGGGGGATTGTCTACCGGCTGTTGCAGAAGCCCAAGAAACTGCTCGCAACCATCCTGATTGCCAACAACGCCATCAATATCGGGATTGTGCTGCTGCTTACCGATGTGGGGGAAACCCTTTTTGCCACGGTAGACCAGGTCTACCTGGGGGTGATATCCCTGCGTTTCGTCCTGGAAATCGTCCTGGCCACCTTCCTGATTTTGCTCTTCGGGGAAATCCTGCCTAAGATCTATGCGAACCGGAACCGGGAGGTGTTTGCCCTCCGCATGGCCTATCCCCTCAAGGCGCTCGATTTCCTCTTTACCCCGCTCACTGCCCCCATGCGGGCAGGAACCATCCTGTTGTACCGCCGTTTGGGCAAGCAAAAGTCCAACCTGAGCGTGGACCACCTCTCACAGGCCCTGGAACTCACCTCCGAGGGGGATACCACCAGGGAAGAACAAAAGATTTTGCAGGGCATCGTCTCCTTCGGGAACACGGATACCAAGCAGGTAATGCGCCCGCGCATCGATATTTTCGCGCTCGACGAGGGGATGAAATTCCCGGAGGTACTCGAGGAAATCCGGAAAAACGGCTATTCCCGCATCCCGGTGTTTTCCGAAAACATGGACAACGTCCTGGGGGTGTTGTACGTAAAGGACCTCCTGCCGTACCTGGACCGGAAAACGTTTAACTGGATCACCCTGATCCGGGAACCTTTCTTTGTGCCCGAAAACAAGAAGCTCGACGACCTGCTCCTGGAATTCCAAAACAAAAAGAACCACCTGGCCGTGGTGGTGGATGAATTCGGGGGGACTTCCGGGATCGTGACCCTGGAGGATGTTATCGAGGAAATCGTCGGGGATATCAGCGACGAATTCGACGACGAAGACCTGATTTATTCCAAACTCGACGATAAAAACATCGTCTTTGAAGGGAAGACCAACCTGAAGGATTTTTACCGCGTCGCGCGGATTCCCGATACGGAACCTTTTGAACAGCGGAAAGGGGAGTCCGAAACCATTGCCGGGTTTGTCCTGGAAATTTCAGGGAACTTCCCGAAACGGGGCGAAACGGTCTTGTTCAACGAATACCGGTTCCTGGTAGAAAGCGTGGATAAAAAGCGACTGAAACAAATTAAAATAACTTTGCCGGATGATGCGTAG
- the gldD gene encoding gliding motility lipoprotein GldD, giving the protein MMRRIFLLAGLMPLIWGCGEDPLPKPRAMLRLEYPRKAYRVLESDCPFRFEYNQMASREFRGDCDLVLDYPEMKGSVFISYKAVDGNLRSLLSDAQKLSYEHVVKADNIVEQPYINQEEAVYGMFYEVRGDAASQSQFYVTDSTDHFVTGSLYFYAKPNYDSILPAAVYLQNDIRRIMESLRWK; this is encoded by the coding sequence ATGATGCGTAGGATTTTTTTGCTTGCCGGGCTGATGCCGTTGATTTGGGGATGCGGGGAAGACCCCCTGCCGAAACCCCGGGCAATGCTGCGCCTGGAATACCCCCGGAAAGCCTACCGGGTACTGGAGTCCGACTGCCCGTTCCGGTTTGAATACAACCAGATGGCCTCCCGGGAATTCCGGGGAGACTGCGACCTCGTCCTGGACTACCCCGAGATGAAAGGGTCGGTGTTTATCTCCTACAAGGCCGTGGACGGAAACCTCAGGTCGCTGCTTTCCGATGCGCAGAAACTATCCTACGAACACGTGGTGAAGGCGGACAACATCGTGGAACAGCCCTATATCAACCAGGAGGAAGCGGTATACGGGATGTTTTACGAAGTGCGCGGGGATGCCGCGTCCCAGTCCCAGTTTTACGTTACGGACAGCACGGACCACTTTGTAACGGGGTCCCTGTATTTTTACGCCAAACCGAACTACGACTCCATCTTGCCGGCCGCTGTCTACCTGCAGAACGATATCCGCCGGATTATGGAGAGCCTGCGGTGGAAGTAA
- a CDS encoding pyridoxal-phosphate dependent enzyme gives MTETPHTPEDHYTPESLKEAHELIVPYIHRTPVMQSRQLNELAGAELFFKAENFQRGGSYKIRGATHALIRLRQSRDAGGVVTHSSGNFAQALSLAARSLGMQAHIVMPENAPKVKREAVSSYGGQVVLCAPTLEAREAEAARIERETGAAFIHPSNDPMVLLGQGTACLELLETHPELDRVVAPVGGGGLLAGTSLACAFFGRDCEPVGAEPLAVDDAYRSLKSGRIEKNESTDTVADGLRTVLGNHTFPVLQRHVRTIIRVEEDEIIRAMRLVWERMKLVVEPSSAVALAAVLRDPGLFRGTRTGIVISGGNVDLDNLPFSR, from the coding sequence ATGACTGAAACCCCGCATACCCCAGAGGACCACTATACCCCGGAAAGCCTGAAGGAGGCACATGAGCTGATTGTGCCGTATATTCACAGGACCCCGGTAATGCAATCCCGGCAGCTCAATGAACTCGCAGGCGCGGAATTGTTTTTTAAGGCGGAGAATTTCCAGCGCGGGGGGTCCTACAAAATCCGCGGGGCAACCCATGCCCTGATCCGGCTGAGGCAGTCGCGGGACGCAGGCGGGGTGGTGACGCATTCTTCGGGGAATTTTGCCCAGGCGCTGTCCCTGGCAGCCCGGAGCCTCGGGATGCAGGCGCATATTGTGATGCCCGAAAATGCCCCGAAGGTCAAGCGCGAAGCCGTTTCCTCCTACGGGGGGCAGGTGGTGTTGTGTGCCCCAACCCTGGAGGCGCGTGAAGCCGAAGCGGCGCGTATTGAACGCGAGACAGGTGCGGCGTTTATCCACCCTTCCAACGACCCGATGGTTCTGCTGGGGCAGGGGACTGCCTGCTTGGAACTACTGGAAACGCACCCCGAATTGGACCGGGTAGTGGCCCCTGTGGGCGGGGGAGGCCTGTTGGCCGGAACCAGCCTGGCCTGTGCGTTTTTCGGCCGGGATTGTGAGCCGGTAGGGGCCGAGCCCCTGGCAGTTGACGATGCCTACCGCTCCCTGAAAAGCGGCCGAATCGAAAAAAATGAATCTACCGATACCGTAGCCGACGGGCTCCGCACCGTACTGGGCAACCATACATTCCCGGTATTGCAGCGCCATGTACGCACGATTATCCGCGTGGAAGAAGATGAAATCATCCGGGCGATGCGCCTGGTCTGGGAGCGGATGAAGCTGGTCGTGGAGCCCTCGAGTGCAGTAGCCCTCGCGGCGGTCCTGCGAGATCCCGGCCTGTTCCGGGGCACCCGGACGGGGATTGTAATTTCGGGGGGGAACGTCGATCTGGACAACCTGCCGTTCAGCCGTTGA
- a CDS encoding DMT family transporter translates to MSETRRRWLYLMILAVIWGSSYILIKKALAGFSPLQLGSVRIAMAGGMLLLIGRRSLRTIGRHQWKWVALSGVVGSLVPMYLFAFAETEISSSVAAVLNSLVPLFTLFVGYFAFGIGFSRNQLLGVLVGFAGALLLIGIGSLAHPGRNYWYAGLVVLASLGYACNANIIKSKLSGISPMGIAVGNFVCILPVALVLTGLSGALSEPVRASAEFWPSVGYLFLLCAFGTCIAKVLFNHLIHISTPVFSVSVTYLIPVVGILWGLADGEAFGLKQVGAAGLILLGVYLVNKKKRLQVQAHKNRSGS, encoded by the coding sequence ATGAGCGAAACGCGACGCAGGTGGTTGTACCTGATGATCCTGGCAGTAATCTGGGGGAGTTCCTATATCCTGATCAAAAAGGCGTTGGCCGGGTTCAGCCCGCTCCAACTGGGGAGTGTCCGGATCGCAATGGCAGGCGGCATGTTGCTGCTGATCGGTCGTCGCTCCTTGCGCACCATCGGACGGCACCAATGGAAATGGGTGGCCCTGAGCGGCGTGGTCGGCAGCCTGGTGCCCATGTACCTGTTCGCCTTCGCGGAAACCGAGATATCGAGTTCGGTGGCGGCCGTCCTGAATTCGCTGGTGCCCCTTTTCACGCTTTTCGTAGGGTATTTTGCCTTCGGGATTGGTTTTAGCAGGAACCAGTTGCTGGGCGTTTTGGTGGGATTCGCAGGGGCCCTCCTGCTAATCGGGATCGGCTCCCTGGCCCATCCGGGGAGGAACTACTGGTATGCCGGCCTGGTAGTCCTGGCCTCGCTGGGATACGCCTGTAACGCCAATATCATCAAAAGCAAGCTGTCCGGCATAAGCCCCATGGGGATTGCGGTGGGTAATTTTGTTTGTATCCTGCCCGTGGCACTGGTCCTGACCGGCCTGTCCGGTGCCCTGAGCGAGCCGGTACGGGCATCGGCCGAATTCTGGCCTTCGGTGGGCTACCTGTTTTTGCTATGCGCTTTCGGGACCTGTATCGCCAAAGTCCTCTTCAACCACCTGATCCATATATCCACCCCCGTTTTCTCGGTATCCGTCACCTACCTGATCCCGGTGGTTGGCATCCTCTGGGGCCTGGCGGACGGGGAGGCCTTTGGGCTGAAACAGGTAGGCGCGGCGGGCCTGATCCTTTTGGGGGTCTACCTGGTAAACAAAAAAAAGCGCCTGCAGGTGCAGGCGCATAAAAATCGTTCGGGTTCCTAG